A single region of the Sphingobium sp. TKS genome encodes:
- a CDS encoding energy transducer TonB, whose translation MLRVADGFEAADDLFISPPASLALVSSAAVQPNVPPARYGARSGINVPAVILIALLHAVLIAALIQARHHVQRVRETRLSVVNLLPPLPPPPAADTSPPPSPPQVVAPPPLVQVPVPPAPTVVTTPDALPPAPPAPPVAIAAPPAPPVASPGTGIVQGGDLGTQMVAGRPPRYPIESRRKREQGTVVLALTLGVDGAVDSLGIAQSSGFPRLDHAARDAVRGWRWKPVMRDGQAVRVKGVVEIPFILRSEAG comes from the coding sequence ATGCTTCGCGTAGCGGATGGATTTGAGGCGGCGGATGACCTGTTTATCTCGCCACCGGCAAGCTTGGCCCTCGTTTCCAGCGCGGCTGTCCAGCCCAACGTGCCGCCCGCCCGTTATGGAGCGCGGAGCGGGATAAATGTGCCGGCGGTCATCCTGATCGCGCTGCTCCATGCCGTCCTGATCGCCGCGCTGATCCAGGCCCGGCATCATGTGCAGCGCGTGCGGGAAACGCGCTTGTCGGTCGTGAACCTGTTGCCACCGCTGCCCCCTCCACCGGCAGCCGATACGTCACCACCGCCGTCCCCACCGCAGGTCGTCGCGCCGCCGCCACTGGTCCAGGTACCTGTGCCGCCCGCTCCGACCGTGGTGACGACGCCGGACGCCTTGCCCCCTGCGCCACCGGCTCCCCCTGTGGCGATCGCTGCTCCGCCCGCTCCACCGGTCGCATCGCCAGGCACCGGCATCGTTCAGGGCGGCGACCTCGGCACGCAGATGGTCGCGGGCAGGCCGCCCCGCTATCCGATCGAAAGCCGCCGCAAGCGCGAGCAGGGCACGGTCGTTCTCGCCCTGACGCTGGGGGTCGATGGCGCGGTGGACAGCCTCGGCATCGCGCAGAGCAGCGGCTTCCCCCGACTCGACCATGCGGCCCGTGACGCGGTGCGCGGCTGGCGCTGGAAGCCTGTGATGCGCGACGGGCAGGCCGTTCGCGTCAAAGGAGTAGTCGAAATCCCCTTCATTCTGCGCAGCGAAGCGGGGTAG